ACACACCACTTAATGCAGCCATTTAAAAGAATATTGCTGACTGGTGTAAATGGTCAGGTAGGGCACGCGTTAAAAGCCAGATTAACGACTATTGGGGAATTAGTCGCATTAGATCGCTCTCAGCTGGATCTTGCGAATGCAGATGCTATTCGATCAGCAGTTCAGGCTATCAAACCTGATCTGATTATTAATCCTGCGGCATATACAGCAGTTGATATAGCGGAGTCACAGCCTTTACAAGCTCAAGCAGTTAATGCCATTGCCCCCGGCATCTTCGCTGAAGAGGCAGCAAAAATTAATGCGCTGTTAATACATTATTCAACAGATTATGTTTTTGATGGCTTAAAGAATTCCCCTTATGTAGAGGATGACTTGACCCAACCAGTTTCGGTTTATGGCAAGAGCAAGCTTGCGGGCGAAGATGCTATAAGAGCTGTAGGTGTTCCGCATCTTATTCTTAGAACTAGTTGGGTGTATGGCTCGTACGGTAAGAATTTTTTGCGGACTATTTTAAGGCTAGCCAGTGAGCGTGAGGGCTTGAAAATTGTTGCAGATCAGATTGGTGCCCCAACTTCTGCTGATGCTATTGCAGACGCTACGGTTACGATATTGCGAGATATTAAGAGTGGTCAATCCGGCACTTATCACTTAACCAACGCAGGCGAAACTAGTTTGTATGGCTTTGCGCAAGGGATTGTTGATACCTATGAGGGAATGCAAGCGGTAAAGGGCTGGCCTGACTTAAAAACCTATGTCAGCAATATCTTACCAATTACAACTTCAGAATATCCAACACCTGCTGCGCGGCCTGCTAACTCGAGGTTAAATTGCAGCAAGTTGAAACATGACTTCAATATTGAGTTAGCCGATTGGCGAGAGGCCTTGCTTGATGTGATGCATTCAGCTAACTTCAGGCCACAACAGTGAATGCGTATGTTGGCTATAAACCTAACGCATCAGCCCAGCTATTTGGGGTCTCATATAACCTTACACGTTCAAGCTTAAGGTGGTTGCCATAGGTGTCTTGGTAGGCATTGCTAAGTAGTTTGAATGCCTCGGCTGCCATGTTCTCAGCCGTTGGAACAGTGCTCATGACCACTGTTTTATGGTTGGGCAGGCTGTTCAAAAAACTGAGTACTTCTTGATCACCTTGGTACACCAGGAATGCGTGATCCCAAACATCCACAACCACACTGCGTGCGATGGCTTTGACATCAGAAAAGTCCATCACCATGCCATCTTCGGATGCAGATTCATTCTTGATAATATCGCCAGAAAGCGTGATTTCGATGGCATAGCGATGCCCGTGTAGATTGCGGCATTGGCTTTTATGGGATGGGATGCGGTGACCTGCATCGAACTCTAGGCGTGTAGTAATTTGCATAAGTCGAATTATATCAGCAGAGTCGCTGACTATCTGTCAATTTCGCCGACTAGGTTTTTGAAGTAAGTCCAGCGCTCAGAACTTACTTTTCCTTCATTGACCGCATTACTGATTGCACAATCAGGTTCTTTTAAATGGCGACAATTATTAAACCGACATTTACCTAGGTAAGGCCTGAACTCAATAAACGCATGCTCCAGCGCTTCAATGTCCAGATGATTCAAGCCAAATTCCTGCAGGCCTGGCGAATCAATCAAGTGGCTATTGGCATCCAGGTGGTAGAGGTGGGCTGCGGTCGTTGTATGTTTACCGCTGTCTAATACCGTGGACACTTCCTGTGTGCGTATCCCCAGCTCAGGCAGTAGCGCATTGGTAATGGTTGATTTCCCCATGCCTGACTGGCCGACCAATACGCTGGTGTGGCCTTGCAACAATGGTTTTAATGGAGAAATGTCTTCTTTTGCAGAGAGCGGTAGCACCTGATAGCCAAGACTAGAGTAGAGTGCCAGCCGCTGCATGGCCGATTCCTTATCCGCAATATCGCATTTGTTGAGCAGTATTAATGGCTTTACTCCAGCCGCTTCGGCAGCTATCAGGCAACGATTCAGCAACTCTTCATAAAAGCTGGGGCTTGTCGCCAGTACGATGACCATCTGGGTTACATTGGCGGCGAGAAATTTACTGCGGTAGGCATTGCTACGGTAAAGCAGGGTCTTGCGGGGGAGGTAACCTTCGATGACAGCTTCATGGGTGTCGGTGAGTTTCAGGTTGACGATATCACCGCATGCTAAATCTGTTTTTTTGCCACGCGTAACACAGCTGATTTCGCGTTTGGATGCAGATTCATCCTGTAATTCAACACCATAGCGTTTACCGTATGCAGCGACTACAAGCCCTGTTTGTGTTTCTCGCGTAGCCGCTTTCAATTATTTTTCAAACTTGTAGTAATTCTTATTGAGATAGCTGGCGACATTCAATTCTTCATCTTCAAACCATTTTAGATTGAGCATGGTACTGCAGAAACGAATCTGCGTAAGCAAACCAGATGAGGTTTTAACCTTTCGGTCTTCTCGGGTGTAGATTCCAGAGCCATCACCGCCAAAGCTGGATGCGTGGCAGGAGATGCAATTTTCGGCCACCATTTTTTTGCCAATATCAGGGTTGCCTTTGTCAAAAGGCAGTGCTTGTGCATTACTAACAATTAACATTGTGCAGAAAATGAATAGCAGTGATTTCAACATGGCAACCTCAATATCAGTTCGTTGACAAACCCAGTTACTTCATCATCACAGATAATTTTGCGATGCGAATGCTGGCTGGCGGATGTGAGTCATAAAACGCTGAATGCAGCGGGTCTGGTGTCAGTGTCGACGCATTGTCACGATACAGCTTCACCAAAGCCTCAATCAAGTGGTGTGCATCTGCATTTTGTGCAGCATAAGCATCTGCTTCAAATTCATTTTTTCTTGAATAGCTAGCCATCAATGGGCGCAAGAAAAACATGAACACCGGAGAAACCAACATGAACAGCAGTAAAGCCATGTAATTGCTTGGCTCAGTTACGCCCAGACCGTTATAAAACCAGGCTTGTTGCTGCAGCCAACCAAGCAAGGCAAGGCCGACAAAACTCATGAAGAACATGATCGCGATGCGTTTGATGACATGCTTATGCTTGAAGTGGCCAAGCTCGTGAGCTAATACGGCTTCGATTTCATCTGCATCCAATCTTTCCAGTAAGGTATCGAAAAATACAACACGCTTGCTTGAGCCAAAGCCCGTGAAATAGGCATTGCCATGGCTGCTGCGGGTCGAACCATCCATTACAAACAGGCCTTGTGATTTAAAGCCGCATTTTTTTAGTAATGATTCAATGCGGCTTTTTAGCGATTCATCAGACAGCGGTGTGAATTTGTTGAATAGAGGCGCGATGAATGTAGGGGCGATTGCTTGCATGAAAATGCTGAAGCCAATCAGCAATGCCCATAGGTAAAACCACCAGTTTGTGCCAGCGCTTTTCATCAGCCACAAGGCTGCAAAGAGTAGCGGTACGCCAATAACGAGAAACAGTAGATTGCCTTTGAGAATATCGATAAAAAATAACTTTGGCGTCATTTTATTAAAACCAAAACGCGCATCTACCACAAAAGATTTGTAGTAATCAAAAGGTAATTCAACAAGGCTGCTAATGAACAAGACGCTCAAGATCACAAACGCCCCACGCAAGACTTCCTGCTCAGGCAATGCCATACGCCAAGCACTGTCAATCAATTGCAAGCCGCCGCCTATTGTGAGTACCAGTAATAGGATGGTCTGAACCAGACCTTCAGTCAGGCCCAGTCTTGTTTTTGCGGATGAATAGTCAGCCGCTTTTTGATGAGCTTCTAGCGTAATATTTTGATCAAAAGCTTTAGGCACAGCTTGCCTATGTGCTTGCATAAAGCTGATATGCCGATTACCCAGCCAGATTTTGGTCAAGGTTGTTATGACTAATAAGCTTATAAATACTATGGTAAGGGTAGGTGTCATCATCATTCTTATTTTCGGTTAAACTAGTATGTTAATAGAAGCCTTAATCTATTTAAGGTTCACCAACATTCGCTCAACAGCATATTTTAATGGAAATCATTATGTCACAAGATAACAACAACCTCATCTGGCTAGATATGGAAATGAGCGGCTTACTGCCAGATACCGATAGAATTATTGAGCTGGCAGCAGTAGTGACCGATGCTAACTTGAATGTGCTTGGTGAATCTCCTGTGCTAGTTGTGCACCAAAGTGATGCGGTTCTGGATGGCATGGATGCCTGGAATAAAGGTACGCATGGTCGTTCAGGGCTAATTGATAAAGTGAAAACATCAACATTAGATGAAGCTGCTGCTTCACAAATCATGATCGATTTTCTGAAACCATTTGTAGGCGCTGGCAAATCGCCGATGTGCGGTAATTCTATCTGCCAAGATAGACGCTTCATGGCGCGTTACATGCCAGAGCTAGAAGCTTTTTTCCATTATCGTAATCTGGACGTCAGCGTATTCAAAGAGCTGGCAAGACGCTGGAAACCTACAGTTTATTCAGGGTTCAAGAAAGCCAGTAAACATGAGGCACTGGCTGATATCTATGAATCGATTGATGAGCTTAAATACTATCGCGAGCACTTCATTA
This genomic window from Methyloradius palustris contains:
- a CDS encoding cytochrome c, with protein sequence MLKSLLFIFCTMLIVSNAQALPFDKGNPDIGKKMVAENCISCHASSFGGDGSGIYTREDRKVKTSSGLLTQIRFCSTMLNLKWFEDEELNVASYLNKNYYKFEK
- the queD gene encoding 6-carboxytetrahydropterin synthase QueD, coding for MQITTRLEFDAGHRIPSHKSQCRNLHGHRYAIEITLSGDIIKNESASEDGMVMDFSDVKAIARSVVVDVWDHAFLVYQGDQEVLSFLNSLPNHKTVVMSTVPTAENMAAEAFKLLSNAYQDTYGNHLKLERVRLYETPNSWADALGL
- the rsgA gene encoding ribosome small subunit-dependent GTPase A, with product MKAATRETQTGLVVAAYGKRYGVELQDESASKREISCVTRGKKTDLACGDIVNLKLTDTHEAVIEGYLPRKTLLYRSNAYRSKFLAANVTQMVIVLATSPSFYEELLNRCLIAAEAAGVKPLILLNKCDIADKESAMQRLALYSSLGYQVLPLSAKEDISPLKPLLQGHTSVLVGQSGMGKSTITNALLPELGIRTQEVSTVLDSGKHTTTAAHLYHLDANSHLIDSPGLQEFGLNHLDIEALEHAFIEFRPYLGKCRFNNCRHLKEPDCAISNAVNEGKVSSERWTYFKNLVGEIDR
- the rfbD gene encoding dTDP-4-dehydrorhamnose reductase; the protein is MQPFKRILLTGVNGQVGHALKARLTTIGELVALDRSQLDLANADAIRSAVQAIKPDLIINPAAYTAVDIAESQPLQAQAVNAIAPGIFAEEAAKINALLIHYSTDYVFDGLKNSPYVEDDLTQPVSVYGKSKLAGEDAIRAVGVPHLILRTSWVYGSYGKNFLRTILRLASEREGLKIVADQIGAPTSADAIADATVTILRDIKSGQSGTYHLTNAGETSLYGFAQGIVDTYEGMQAVKGWPDLKTYVSNILPITTSEYPTPAARPANSRLNCSKLKHDFNIELADWREALLDVMHSANFRPQQ
- a CDS encoding M48 family metallopeptidase, which encodes MTPTLTIVFISLLVITTLTKIWLGNRHISFMQAHRQAVPKAFDQNITLEAHQKAADYSSAKTRLGLTEGLVQTILLLVLTIGGGLQLIDSAWRMALPEQEVLRGAFVILSVLFISSLVELPFDYYKSFVVDARFGFNKMTPKLFFIDILKGNLLFLVIGVPLLFAALWLMKSAGTNWWFYLWALLIGFSIFMQAIAPTFIAPLFNKFTPLSDESLKSRIESLLKKCGFKSQGLFVMDGSTRSSHGNAYFTGFGSSKRVVFFDTLLERLDADEIEAVLAHELGHFKHKHVIKRIAIMFFMSFVGLALLGWLQQQAWFYNGLGVTEPSNYMALLLFMLVSPVFMFFLRPLMASYSRKNEFEADAYAAQNADAHHLIEALVKLYRDNASTLTPDPLHSAFYDSHPPASIRIAKLSVMMK
- the orn gene encoding oligoribonuclease, translating into MSQDNNNLIWLDMEMSGLLPDTDRIIELAAVVTDANLNVLGESPVLVVHQSDAVLDGMDAWNKGTHGRSGLIDKVKTSTLDEAAASQIMIDFLKPFVGAGKSPMCGNSICQDRRFMARYMPELEAFFHYRNLDVSVFKELARRWKPTVYSGFKKASKHEALADIYESIDELKYYREHFIKLD